CTTTTGCCGAATCACTAACTATGATTGGCCAGTATCTACAACGTCGGCAAACCGTTTTCCAATTAATGACAATTGAAAAAAGGCTCAACCAAAGTTTTTCTATCCCTCATCGGATTTCTGACTTAGAACGTAAAGATATTGCCTTCGCCTATCACGCGGTAACTTGCGGTACGTTCGATTGGCCATTTAGACAGGGAGAATTCCCCTGTTGGGCGACTCCTGAAATAAAGAGGCAACTTACAACGATAGACGGTATCGAGCCGATTGAAATCACTATTGATCGTTATGAATGTTTTGTTCTGGACAAGCGGATCGTTTTGGATGAGGCATTGATTAAAATTGAAAACCCTTTTATCGCTAACTTGGAGAAAGTTAGCCACGAGTTGCAAAGTCTTGACGGACATGAGTTTCTAGTTTCAATCGGATCACTGACTGGCAGGGCAACTTATGAGTTTTCAGATATTTCGTTTCTTAACTCTATTGATTGGGATGAGCGCACTACAGAATTAGTCAACTTAGAAGATAAATTGGATGAAAGGTTTTTCGAACTAGGCAACCACTTAGCCGCTGCAACGCTTGATGACTTGACGGAGCAAGAGAAGGCAGCGATTACAGAGTCGTTCATTCTCAATGCAGAAGCTTTCACTGATCCAGCCACTTTGGGAGAGTAATTGATGGCTACTGCTTCGGCGTTCGATGACACACCTTTATTGCTAGACAATGATGTGTTCACGCATTGGCGCAATCAAAATCCACAAATCGTAACTGCAATCAAGCACTACACCTACAACTTGAAATCCTTCCCCAAACTTCCGGCCATTACAATTTTTGAGGCAAAATGGGGGATCGAAAAAGAAATAATCAAAACCCCGGAGAGAAGGTCAGATTTAGCGCAACGACAAGAAAAAATCGAAAATGCAGCAAAAACCTTTGGTGTTTTGGATTTTAATTACGAAGCAGCTTCAATAGCAGCTTATATTTTTGCTCGCCTCTCTCAAAGCCAACGCAACCAGCACTGGAAAGACGTGTTCATTGCCGCAACGGCTCTTGCTCACAATTATGGTGTTGCTACTAAAAACCAACGCGACTTTGTGCTTGTTGGTCAGCACCTCCCGCCGCATGTCCCCATCTTGTATCTAGCAATCTGGAAACCATGACGGTTCAACCCATAAATCCAAACCATTATGTTCCGCACTCTGAATATGCCAAACGACTTGAGACTCGCCTAGTGGCGCTTGAAATCAAACAGCAACACAGCCGCCAGCTTTGGATTGCGCGCAGAATTCTGTTTGGCGTTATTGCGCTGGCAATTCTGCTGGCGATTGATGGCACCATCGCCTGGTGGTGGTTTCTGCTGCCGGTCGCAGGCTTCATTGCCCTGATGGTTCGTCACCAAACCGTACTCGGAGAAATTGAGCGGTTGACGCGTTCTGTGAAGTTTTACGAACGTGGCTTGGCGCGTGTTGACGACAATTGGATGGGAACGGGCGAAACCGGTGAACAATTCGCGGACAAAACGCACGCCTATGCCGAAGACTTGGATTTATTCGGGCAAGGGTCATTGTTTCAACTGCTTTCGACGGCGCGAACGCAAGGCGGCGAAGCGAAACTAGCCTGTTGGTTGAAAGCCCCCGCCGAAGCCAGCGAAATTCACGCGCGGCAGGCGGCGGTGGAAGAGCTTCGATTGCGATTGGATTTGCGCGAAGAGTTATCACTGCTCGGCGCGGAAGTCCGCGCGGGCATTCACACGGAGGAAGTTGAAGCCTGGGGAAAGGCTTCGCCAGTACTCACTGCCAGCCAGATTCGCACGTTAACAGGCGTCACGGCAGTCACGGGAATGCTGGCCGTGGCAACAGTCATCATCTGGCTGGCGTTCGGAGTTCGGTTACCAATGTTGGCAGCGCTGATTGCTTTGACGATGTTTTATTCGCGGTATGGCGGCGCAATCAAACAGATTATTTCCGCCGTTGAACGTCCCAGTCGGGATTTGAACTTGCTGGCGGAAATTCTGGCGCGATTGGAATGCGAACCGGTTGCATCACCCAAATTGATCGCGCTACGTTCCAAACTGGACACCGAAGGATTGCCGCCGTCGCAGCAAATCGAAAAGCTCAACCGGTTGCTGGATATTCTTGGTTGGACCAAAAATCAGTTTTTTGCGCCCATCGCGTTTTTGTTGCTGCTGCCCGCGCAGGTTGCGATTGCGGTGGAACGCTGGCGTCAAACCACCGGTTCACACATCGGCGATTGGCTGGATACCGTGGCCGAAATCGAAGCGCTGAATTCGCTGGCCAATTTTGCCTATGAACGCCCGGATAATCCCTTTCCTGAACTCGTCGAAACCGAGGCTTGTTTCGACGGCGAAGCGTTGGGGCATCCGTTGATCGCCACTGATCATTGCGTGCGAAACCACGTGCGGTTGGACAGCCAACAGCAACTGCTGATTGTCAGCGGATCGAACATGTCCGGCAAAAGCACCTTGATGCGAACCGTCGGCATCAATGTCGTCCTGGCGTTGGCCGGAGCGCCGGTTTGCGCGCGGCGCTTGCGCGTTTCGCCGCTGACCATCGGCGCTTCGATTCACATTCTGGATTCGCTGCAAAGCGGCGCTTCGCGATTTTATGCGGAAATCACCCGGCTGAAACAAATCGTCGAACTGACGAACGGGCGGCTTCCGCTGTTGTTTTTGCTGGACGAAATTTTGAGCGGAACTAACTCTCACGACCGTCGCATCGGAGCCGAAGCCGTTGTGCGCGGGCTGGTTGAACACGGAGCCATTGGCCTGGTGACCACGCATGATCTGGCGCTGACGCGAATTGCCGAAACGCTGGGTGAACGCGCCGCCAACGTACACTTTGAAGACCGGCTGGAAAACGGCAAGATGATTTTCGATTACCGAATGCAACCCGGTGTCGTGCAGCGCAGCAACGCGTTGGAATTGATGCGGGCGGTTGGAATTGAAGTTTGATGCGATTAACCCCTACAGACAATCTATTGCTGAACGGATTGCTGCCGACCGAAGCCAGCGCGGCGCGGTTGCGGCAATTGATTGCATCCCCAAGCGAACTTGATTGGACGGCGGCAATTCGCCGAAGTGAGTTTCACAGCATCGCGTCACTGCTGCGCTTCAATCTTGGCCGAATTGGATTGCTGGATGAAGCGCCGGAAGTTCCACGCGAACAATTGCGCGCAAGCAGTCAAACATGGGCGGCGCGGCATTTGGCATACGTCAACGAGGCGGTGCGATTGATTGCGGCGTTACAAGCCGAAGGGGTCACGGCCATTCCGTTGAAAGGCTCGGCGCTGATGCTCGGCGGGTATTATCCGCAAGCCGGTTTGCGTGCGGCGCTGGATATTGAT
The genomic region above belongs to Acidobacteriota bacterium and contains:
- a CDS encoding DNA mismatch repair protein MutS produces the protein MTVQPINPNHYVPHSEYAKRLETRLVALEIKQQHSRQLWIARRILFGVIALAILLAIDGTIAWWWFLLPVAGFIALMVRHQTVLGEIERLTRSVKFYERGLARVDDNWMGTGETGEQFADKTHAYAEDLDLFGQGSLFQLLSTARTQGGEAKLACWLKAPAEASEIHARQAAVEELRLRLDLREELSLLGAEVRAGIHTEEVEAWGKASPVLTASQIRTLTGVTAVTGMLAVATVIIWLAFGVRLPMLAALIALTMFYSRYGGAIKQIISAVERPSRDLNLLAEILARLECEPVASPKLIALRSKLDTEGLPPSQQIEKLNRLLDILGWTKNQFFAPIAFLLLLPAQVAIAVERWRQTTGSHIGDWLDTVAEIEALNSLANFAYERPDNPFPELVETEACFDGEALGHPLIATDHCVRNHVRLDSQQQLLIVSGSNMSGKSTLMRTVGINVVLALAGAPVCARRLRVSPLTIGASIHILDSLQSGASRFYAEITRLKQIVELTNGRLPLLFLLDEILSGTNSHDRRIGAEAVVRGLVEHGAIGLVTTHDLALTRIAETLGERAANVHFEDRLENGKMIFDYRMQPGVVQRSNALELMRAVGIEV
- a CDS encoding type II toxin-antitoxin system VapC family toxin, which translates into the protein MATASAFDDTPLLLDNDVFTHWRNQNPQIVTAIKHYTYNLKSFPKLPAITIFEAKWGIEKEIIKTPERRSDLAQRQEKIENAAKTFGVLDFNYEAASIAAYIFARLSQSQRNQHWKDVFIAATALAHNYGVATKNQRDFVLVGQHLPPHVPILYLAIWKP